The following are encoded in a window of Fragaria vesca subsp. vesca unplaced genomic scaffold, FraVesHawaii_1.0 scf0513040, whole genome shotgun sequence genomic DNA:
- the LOC101308925 gene encoding probable leucine-rich repeat receptor-like protein kinase At5g63930-like → MSRKVVSRRALEVEFAGVLLALVLLVCISEGLNSEGLYLLELKKNILDESNNLGSWNSADQTPCRWMGVNCTSGYDPVVQGLNLKSMNLSGTLSPSIGGLLHLTSLDLASNGFSGGVPKEIENCSSLEKLYLNDNKFTGQIPAKLGKLSKLRSLNFCNNKISGPLPEELGNLSSLVEFVAYTNNITGSIPHSFGNLKNLVTFRAGQNAISGSIPAEIGGCQNLKLLGLAQNAIGGELPKELGMLGSMTDLILWGNQISGFIPKEIGNCSSLETIALYQNNLVGDIPPDIGNLKSLRRLYLYRNGLNGTIPREIGNLSFAAEIDFSENYLTGEIPYELSKISGLSLLYLFQNQLSGVIPNELSSLRKLSKLDLSINELEGLIPYGFQYLTELSQLQLFDNSLRGSIPLWLGRHSQLWVVDLSDNFLTGRIPPYLCRHSNLILLNLESNDLYGNIPTGVLNCESLVQLRLVGNRLTGSFPSELCNLANLSAIDLDGNKFTGSIPPEIKNCQKLQRLHISDNYFTSELPKEIGYLSQLVTFNISSNFLAGQIPPEIVNCKMLQRLDLSRNKFIGALPNELGTLLQLEILRLSENRFTGNIPAALGNLSHLTELQMGGNLFSGIIPPELGSLSSLQIAMNLSFNNLSGSIPPALGNLILLEFLLLNNNNLTGEIPSTFENLSSLSGCNFSYNDLTGSLPPIPLFQNMAISSFIGNEGLCGGPLGVCSVNSSPNSDPSLNRVDTPRSKIITIVAAVVGGISLVLIAVLLYFMRGPGQTVPSMQDKDSLPPDTDIYLPPKEGITFQDLVEATNNFDDSYAVGRGACGTVYKAVMRSGLIIAVKKLSANREGNNIENSFQAEILTLGNIRHRNIVKLYGFCYHKGSNLLLYEYMEKGSLGELLHGESCSLEWPTRFMIALGAAEGLAYLHHDCKPRIVHRDIKSNNILLDEKFEAHVGDFGLAKVIDMPHSKSMSAVAGSYGYIAPEYAYTMKVTEKCDIYSYGVVLLELLTGRTPVQSVDQGGDLVTWVRHYIRDHSLTSGILDSRLNLEDKSMVDHMLTVLKIALMCTSMSPFDRPSIREVVLMLIESNEQEGDFEPSPTYDLPLKDDSDLLLTDDSDLALKDDTR, encoded by the exons ATGTCCAGAAAAGTTGTATCTAGGAGGGCTTTGGAAGTGGAGTTTGCAGGAGTATTGCTTGCTTTAGTTCTACTTGTTTGCATTTCAGAGGGGTTGAATTCTGAAGGGCTTTACCTTTTAGAGCTGAAGAAGAATATTTTGGATGAATCAAATAATTTGGGAAGTTGGAACTCTGCTGATCAAACACCGTGTCGATGGATGGGTGTGAATTGCACTTCTGGTTATGATCCAGTGGTCCAAGGTCTTAATTTGAAATCCATGAATCTTTCAGGAACCCTGAGCCCAAGCATTGGTGGTTTACTTCACCTAACTTCACTTGATCTTGCATCCAATGGTTTCTCTGGAGGCGTACCCAAGGAGATTGAAAACTGCTCAAGTTTGGAAAAGCTTTATCTCAAcgataacaagtttactggCCAGATACCTGCCAAATTGGGTAAGCTTTCTAAATTAAGAAGTTTAAACTTCTGCAATAACAAAATCTCTGGTCCCCTTCCTGAGGAACTTGGGAACTTGTCTTCACTGGTTGAGTTTGTGGCATACACCAACAATATTACTGGTTCAATACCTCATTCTTTTGGAAATCTCAAAAATCTGGTAACTTTTCGAGCTGGGCAGAATGCTATTTCTGGTAGCATACCAGCTGAAATAGGTGGATGTCAGAACTTGAAGCTGCTTGGTCTTGCTCAAAATGCTATAGGAGGGGAGTTACCTAAGGAGCTTGGGATGCTTGGGAGCATGACTGATCTGATTCTGTGGGGTAATCAGATTTCGGGGTTTATTCCTAAGGAGATTGGAAATTGCAGTAGTCTTGAGACAATTGCTTTGTATCAGAACAATCTTGTCGGGGATATACCTCCAGATATTGGGAACCTCAAGTCACTGAGGAGGTTGTACCTCTATAGGAATGGCTTGAATGGAACCATTCCTAGGGAAATTGGAAATCTTTCATTTGCTGCTGAGATTGATTTTTCGGAGAACTATTTGACAGGTGAGATACCATATGAGTTAAGTAAGATAAGTGGTCTAAGCTTACTGTACCTTTTCCAGAACCAGCTCTCGGGTGTGATTCCAAATGAGCTAAGTAGCTTGAGGAAATTATCAAAGCTTGACCTTTCAATTAATGAGCTTGAAGGACTTATTCCGTATGGGTTTCAGTATTTGACTGAGTTGAGCCAGTTACAGTTGTTCGATAACTCTCTAAGGGGTAGCATACCTCTGTGGCTTGGGCGACACAGCCAACTTTGGGTTGTTGATCTTTCAGATAACTTCCTGACTGGGAGAATACCTCCATACCTTTGTCGGCATTCCAATCTAATCTTGTTGAATCTGGAGTCTAATGATCTTTATGGAAATATTCCGACTGGAGTTTTGAACTGTGAATCATTGGTGCAACTTCGCCTTGTTGGGAACAGGCTTACTGGAAGCTTCCCTTCAGAGTTATGCAATTTGGCAAACCTTTCTGCAATTGACTTGGACGGGAACAAGTTCACCGGATCGATTCCTCCAGAGATTAAAAATTGCCAAAAGTTGCAAAGGCTTCACATTTCTGACAATTACTTCACATCTGAGTTGCCTAAGGAAATAGGATATCTATCTCAATTGGTCACTTTCAACATATCATCCAATTTTCTAGCTGGGCAGATTCCTCCAGAAATTGTAAACTGCAAGATGCTTCAACGACTTGACCTCAGTCGGAATAAATTCATTGGTGCTCTGCCAAATGAGCTGGGAACGCTTTTGCAGTTGGAGATTTTGAGGCTTTCAGAAAATAGGTTTACTGGAAATATACCAGCAGCACTAGGAAACCTCTCACATTTGACAGAGTTGCAGATGGGTGGAAACTTGTTTTCTGGTATAATACCGCCTGAATTGGGTTCTCTTTCAAGCTTGCAGATTGCAATGAATCTCAGTTTTAATAATCTCAGCGGGAGCATTCCACCAGCGCTTGGAAATCTTATTTTACTTGAATTCCTTCTACTCAATAACAATAATTTGACTGGTGAAATTCCCAGcacatttgaaaatttgtCAAGCTTATCGGGCTGCAACTTCTCTTACAATGACCTTACCGGATCTTTACCTCCCATCCCTTTGTTTCAGAACATGGCAATTAGCAGCTTTATCGGAAATGAAGGTCTTTGTGGTGGGCCTCTCGGtgtttgtagtgtaaattccTCTCCAAATTCTGATCCATCTCTGAATAGAGTGGATACTCCTCGCAGTAAAATCATTACAATAGTTGCAGCTGTTGTGGGTGGTATATCTCTTGTTTTGATTGCTGTTCTCTTATATTTCATGAGAGGTCCAGGTCAGACGGTTCCTTCTATGCAAGATAAGGATAGTTTGCCTCCTGATACAGATATATACTTACCTCCAAAGGAAGGGATCACATTCCAAGACCTGGTTGAGGCGACAAATAACTTTGATGACAGCTATGCTGTTGGAAGGGGAGCTTGTGGAACAGTTTATAAAGCAGTAATGCGTTCTGGACTTATTATTGCTGTTAAGAAGCTTTCAGCTAACCGGGAGGGCAACAACATTGAAAACAGTTTCCAGGCTGAGATTTTAACCCTGGGAAATATAAGGCATAGGAATATTGTGAAGCTCTATGGATTTTGTTATCACAAGGGTTCCAACCTACTTCTTTATGAGTACATGGAAAAGGGTAGCTTGGGTGAATTACTTCATGGTGAATCTTGCAGCCTGGAGTGGCCAACTCGTTTCATGATTGCTCTTGGAGCTGCTGAAGGTCTTGCTTATTTACATCATGACTGCAAACCGAGGATTGTCCACCGTGATATAAAGTCCAATAATATTTTGCTAGATGAGAAGTTCGAAGCCCATGttggtgattttggtttggcaaAAGTGATTGACATGCCTCATTCAAAATCAATGTCAGCAGTTGCAGGATCATATGGATATATTGCTCCTG AGTATGCATACACCATGAAGGTCACAGAAAAATGTGACATATATAGCTATGGGGTTGTTCTATTGGAGCTGCTAACCGGGAGAACTCCTGTACAATCAGTCGATCAAGGAGGTGATCTTGTCACGTGGGTTAGACACTACATCAGGGATCATTCTTTGACATCTGGGATACTCGATAGCCGGTTGAATCTTGAAGACAAAAGTATGGTTGATCACATGCTTACTGTCCTAAAAATTGCTTTGATGTGCACTAGTATGTCCCCCTTTGACCGTCCATCGATTCGAGAAGTTGTGTTGATGCTTATCGAGTCTAATGAGCAAGAAGGAGACTTTGAGCCATCTCCAACTTATGATCTTCCTTTGAAAGACGATTCAGATCTTCTTTTGACAGATGATTCAGATCTTGCATTGAAAGATGATACCCGATGA
- the LOC101309211 gene encoding uncharacterized protein LOC101309211 → MSPCETSKPLHQAQSEFLGQEQLFCNQANNETNKENTAKVESEGKCHHCGDEQSPRWLGVPLGPKTLCHACGLAKCAAQQQKSIAVEVGETPCIFPTKPSYIANAQPQNLSSGLETSKNNSIDLMSSCRIKFPHRARSKGLCRRRSTIPGQQVQIGANCMQCGKQTNRWRMGPLGPTTLCNVCGNKYQPLWGISSVIVNIAQVCQHCESEEATEWLMCPVGPKALCAACYHWIKYFCNQTNNNPDRKASTEVDNGRKCHNCGAEETPLWRSGPMGSKTLCNACGLRWYKFGDLCRQPSK, encoded by the exons ATGAGCCCTTGTGAGACTTCCAAGCCGCTCCACCAAGCACAGAGCGAATTTTTGGGGCAAGAACAGCTGTTTTGTAACCAAGCGAACAATGagaccaacaaagaaaacactGCCAAAGTGGAGAGTGAGGGGAAGTGCCACCATTGTGGGGATGAACAGAGCCCACGATGGTTGGGAGTTCCCCTTGGACCAAAAACCCTATGTCATGCTTGTGGGCTGGCTAAGTGCGCAGCCCAGCAGCAAAAAAGTATTGCTGTGGAGGTTGGAGAAACGCCCTGTATATTTCCCACT AAACCAAGTTATATAGCCAATGCCCAGCCCCAAAATCTTTCCTCAGGTCTTGAAACCAGCAAAAACAACAGCATAGACCTCATGAGCTCCTGCAGGATAAAATTTCCCCACCGAGCCCGAAGCAAAGGCCTCTGTAGGAGAAGAAGCACAATTCCAGGGCAGCAAGTTCAAATTGGAGCGAATTGTATGCAATGTGGAAAACAGACAAATAGGTGGCGGATGGGTCCCCTCGGACCCACAACTCTATGTAATGTCTGTGGGAATAAGTACCAGCCCTTGTGGGGAATAAGTAGCGTGATAGTGAACATTGCCCAAGTGTGTCAGCATTGCGAGTCTGAAGAGGCCACTGAATGGCTAATGTGTCCTGTTGGACCCAAAGCCCTATGTGCTGCCTGTTATCATTGGATTAAGTATTTTTGCAACCAAACTAACAACAATCCAGACCGGAAAGCCAGTACTGAAGTGGATAATGGGAGAAAATGCCATAATTGCGGGGCTGAGGAAACCCCGCTTTGGCGGTCAGGTCCCATGGGTTCCAAAACACTGTGTAATGCATGTGGGCTTAGGTGGTACAAATTCGGGGATCTTTGCCGACAACCCTCCAAGTAG
- the LOC101313471 gene encoding uncharacterized protein LOC101313471, translated as MVSLDPDDFLAGLADVPDHPSRPFPEKLAEEEELEWISNKELFPSVETCMLPEEPPGLRKAISNAEQGNGALSLQEMPSRKTKHDNAKAKSMRVCTFCGVAQTLQGALGVCNVCGFIYKSGRCCAEEESPKVQSIKSDNVKKRIKSDKVKSSKSDKVKSIESDKVNSIKRMCTHCGISQTPQWREGPLGRNTLCNACGIRYISGRLCPEYRPANSPTFSQGLHSNNHRKIMEMRNQIFGIKGTVANPVDKCTNSEATMTLEKLKNIFPSVATRNIVEQPSRSVIAEQQSPISVLENNTNSSTTLVSHQPPNKVLRQQHLFSNQLNNKHNQEDTAKVEVEINSTILMSSHGSVKLSYKVPSKVLEQQQLFSCQPTNKCRKKNTVEVKNERINATLMSSCDNLEPPHQAPSEFLEHHQLFNDQPINNCNNKHTAKVDLTMKAGDIRTPLMMSKKDSFSTVETLNILDNSRGNFIAEQQNPVWVLRNNTNSSAALMSSSESVEQQQLVYNPANNKPNKNDTSKVEIERKNTTLMSSYGTLVLPHQVPSKFLGPQLFSCQPTNKRRKKNTVQVKNERINATIMSFCENLEPPHQALSEFPEHHQLFNDQPINNCNNKHTAKVEMTMKAVEIRTPLMKSTKDSFSAVETLNILDNSRGNFLAEHQSPVLVVKNSTNSSAALMSSSESVEQQQLVYNPANNKLNKNDTSKVEIEGKNTTSMSSYGTLALPHQVPSKFLGPQPLFFDQPNNNCNKKDTDIVGIVVKCQNCGDEFSPQQWEGALGPQTLCLSCMVAKCTPRKKRSTSLASNKKRKKEDIAKVEMAVKPGDKCTNSTVVLMNSKKDPFIDTLNISEQPVFIAIAEQQTPASVFESSTNSSMTLLTMSPKRKMFLLWRLRETALPS; from the exons ATGGTGTCACTGGACCCTGATGACTTCTTGGCCGGCCTCGCCGACGTCCCTGACCATCCTAGCCGTCCATTCCCT gaGAAGCTAgctgaggaagaagagctgGAATGGATATCCAACAAGGAGTTGTTCCCCTCCGTCGAAACATGCATGCTGCCGGAGGAGCCACCGGGGCTGCGAAAGGCTATTTCCAATGCCGAGCAGGGCAATGGAGCTCTGTCATTGCAGGAAATGCCGAGCAGGAAAACAAAGCATGACAATGCCAAGGCTAAGAGTATGAGAGTTTGCACATTTTGCGGGGTTGCACAGACCCTGCAGGGTGCCCTGGGAGTATGTAATGTCTGCGGGTTTATCTACAAGTCTGGTAGGTGTTGCGCCGAAGAAGAGAGTCCCAAAGTGCAGAGCATTAAGAGTGACAATGTGAAGAAGAGGATTAAGAGTGACAAGGTGAAGAGCAGTAAGAGTGACAAGGTGAAGAGCATTGAGAGTGATAAGGTGAATAGCATTAAGAGAATGTGCACACATTGTGGGATTTCACAGACTCCGCAGTGGCGGGAGGGTCCCCTTGGACGGAACACCCTGTGTAATGCTTGTGGAATTAGGTATATATCGGGGCGGCTTTGCCCCGAATACCGCCCTGCAAATAGCCCTACGTTCTCGCAGGGGTTGCATTCAAATAATCACAGAAAGATAATGGAGATGAGGAACCAAATATTTGGGATTAAGGGGACGGTGGCGAATCCTGTGGATAAATG CACAAACAGTGAAGCTACCATGACCCTAGAGAAGCTGAAAAACATTTTCCCCAGTGTCGCAACACGGAATATCGTGGAGCAACCAAGCAGAAGTGTCATTGCTGAGCAGCAGAGCCCTATTTCAGTGCTtgaaaacaacacaaacagCAGCACCACCCTCGTGTCCCATCAACCCCCAAACAAAGTTCTAAGGCAGCAGCACCTGTTCTCTAACCAACTTAACAACAAGCACAACCAGGAAGACACTGCCAAAGTAGAAGTTGAGATAAATAGCACCATTCTCATGAGTTCCCATGGGTCTGTCAAGCTGTCCTACAAAGTGCCAAGCAAAGTTTTGGAGCAACAGCAGCTGTTTAGTTGCCAACCTACCAACAAatgcagaaagaaaaacacagttgAAGTGAAGAATGAGAGAATCAATGCAACTCTCATGAGTTCCTGTGATAACCTTGAGCCGCCCCACCAAGCACCCAGTGAATTTCTGGAGCATCACCAGCTGTTTAATGACCAACCTATCAACAACTGCAACAATAAACACACTGCCAAAGTAGATTTGACCATGAAAGCAGGGGATATACG CACCCCCCTCATGATGTCTAAGAAAGACTCATTCTCGACTGTGGAAACATTGAATATCTTGGACAACTCAAGAGGCAATTTTATTGCTGAACAGCAGAACCCAGTCTGGGTCCTtagaaacaacacaaacagCAGTGCCGCCCTCATGAGCTCTAGTGAGAGTGttgagcagcagcagctggTTTATAACCCAGCTAATAACAAGCCGAACAAGAATGACACTTCCAAAGTGGAGATTGAGAGAAAAAACACTACTTTAATGAGCTCCTATGGGACCCTCGTGCTTCCCCACCAAGTGCCAAGCAAATTTCTGGGGCCGCAGCTGTTTAGTTGCCAACCTACCAACAAACgcagaaagaaaaacacagtCCAAGTGAAGAATGAGAGAATCAATGCTACTATCATGAGTTTCTGTGAGAACCTTGAGCCGCCCCACCAAGCACTCAGTGAATTTCCGGAGCATCACCAGCTGTTTAATGACCAACCTATCAACAACTGCAACAATAAACACACTGCCAAAGTAGAGATGACCATGAAAGCGGTGGAAATACG CACCCCCCTCATGAAGTCTACGAAAGACTCATTCTCGGCTGTGGAAACATTGAATATCTTGGACAACTCAAGAGGCAATTTTCTTGCTGAACATCAGAGCCCAGTCTTGGTCGTTAAAAACAGCACAAACAGCAGTGCCGCCCTCATGAGCTCTAGTGAGAGTGttgagcagcagcagctggTTTATAACCCAGCTAATAACAAGCTGAACAAGAATGACACTTCCAAAGTGGAGATTGAGGGAAAGAACACTACTTCAATGAGCTCCTATGGGACCCTCGCGCTGCCCCACCAAGTGCCAAGCAAATTTCTGGGGCCGCAGCCATTGTTCTTTGACCAACCTAACAATAACTGCAACAAGAAAGACACTGACATCGTGGGGATTGTGGTAAAATGCCAGAATTGTGGGGATGAATTTAGCCCCCAGCAGTGGGAGGGCGCCCTTGGACCCCAAACCTTATGTCTTTCCTGTATGGTGGCCAAGTGCACACCcaggaagaaaagaagtacGTCTTTAGCTTCTAACAAGAAGCGTAAAAAGGAAGACATTGCCAAAGTGGAGATGGCAGTGAAACCTGGGGATAAAtg CACAAACAGCACAGTTGTCCTCATGAACTCCAAGAAAGACCCCTTTATCGATACATTGAATATCTCAGAGCAACCAGTTTTCATTGCCATTGCTGAGCAGCAGACCCCTGCCTCTGTGTTTGAAAGCAGCACAAACAGTAGCATGACCCTC CTAACTATGAGCCCAAAGAGAAAGATGTTCCTACTATGGAGATTGAGGGAAACAGCTCTACCCTCATGA